The genomic window CAAAAAGAATTCTATACATAGTCTGAAGTAAAGTAACATCCCgctctttgtatttttaaaactgcGTAACGGATTATAGTATGcatcaataattttttgtagagACTGTAAGTTCTATGcactttttgtattttaattcatataattatacattacataatatctgATTAGAcggacatatatatatacatatatatacatatattttatataaatgggagggcaaacgagcttgcttgacgaccaaaaagggcagtcttcgcagcccatagacacccttTTTTAGCgggttgccggcctttgagggtacactcgatttttaaacatttggtggtcgtatctctcagggaagacccccaccggaAGTCGAtgccacagttcgctagttctcAAAAGAAAATTCTTCTTAATGCCATCTTCTTTCTGATAAATCAAAGATATGTGCACTCTGCAAAACGTTTATTCAAGACTGGCGCTCAGTGTTGCCCACTTAGTCTGCCAAATATCTAACACCTTCCCCCTTAAATGCTAAGCTCTCTTACATAgctaattaattagttaataaacTCTGTGTTCTAAAGATTTTTAAGATATATCAAATACCTAGGTAAATTCACAAGTAGATAGGTTGCTGTCTTAATAacaatagtaatttaataactcAATGAtggaaatacataataaggaAAAcagtaaataacaaaaaaaaacaataagtatatttCTATGTAAGCTACCTCAATACCTACCTACCTCTCTCCCTATTTACCGAAATTAACACTTTTATTAAaggtgacaaaaaaaaaaaaaaaaaaacttaaaaataaacagctgcaatctattttaaagatttaccTACTACTACAACAtacaacatttatatttaatggtCTAAATCTCTACTTGTTACAAGAATATAACAATTTACATTGACATACATgtgaaaagataaaaaaaaaataagtttaattttaaaaaaaaataatctaagatGCTTATATGctacctgaaaaaaaaaacatcttcgAAGCCGTATCTACGAGGGGGTCTACGAATCCTACTAATTCTGTCTGTTTGCTGATCAGACGTTAACTCCCTGTAGACTACATTATCTTGAATCGGTCCCCCGGGCGTGGACACTGCTGGCACGGTGACGGCGGTGATAGCTTCCTGACGTGACGTATTGCCATCTGGGCTGCTCATTTCATTGTGGGATGCTCTTTGATTACGAACCGTTCTAGGTGACGTCAACATATCAGCTGTGGCAGACGACGCTGTCATAGAATCGGGGTCTCGTTCTGGGCTCTCTGAGGTTGGAAAAGCTAATGAACTTCGGGACTTAGGTTTTGGATTAACATGTGAAGGTTGACGATTTATGTCCCCTGTATTACTATCAACTACTTTGACCTTTCTAAACCTTAATTGATCGATATGTCTTTGTACTTCGGTTCCGAGAACAGATTTAACTTTGTAGTCAGTGGTTCCTAACCTATCCGTCAGCTGGCCTGCTAGCCACTTGTCCCGAGAGCGGTAGTCGCGGTACCACACCGGGTCACCGGGTGTAAGTTGACGCCGCGCTCCCCCCGCAAACTCCTCACTGCGAGCTTGGTGCGATTGAACTCTCGTCTCGCGTGAAGGCTTTAAGGCATCTAAACGCATACGTAAATCCCTGCCCAACAGAATTTTAGCAGGACTCTCTCCTGTAGTGTAATGCTCCGTATTTCTATAAGCTAATAAAAATCGAGAAAGTGCTATGTCCGGGTCTAGTTTTTGATTAACCGCTTTTTTTATGACTCTCTTACATATCTTAACTGCGTTTTCCGCTGCTCCATTTGAAGCCGGATGATACGGGGCTGAGAAAATATgctcaattttatttcttttcatGAACAACTCAAATTCCTTACTAGTGAAAGGTGGACCGTTGTCACTAACCACTTGTTTTACTAAACCAAAGCGAGCAAAATTATCTCTAAGAACAGCAATTACAGAATCTGCCTTTGTGCTTTTCATTCTGATTGCTTCAATCCATTTAGAGCAAGAATCTACTATTATAAAGTAAGTTACACCGGAAATAGGTCCCAAAAAATCTATGTGAATTCTGGACCAAGGTCTACTTGGCCATGGCCAGGCCTGTGGCGTGTGTGAAGGTGGAGCATTTGCGACCGCACCGCACACTTCACAAGACTGACATATTACTTGAATACTTTCATCTACCCCAGGCCACCAGACATAGCTTCTTGCTAACGACTTAGTTTTAACAATACCCATATGGGTATCATGCAATTCTACTAATACTTTATTCCTACATGAAGCTGGAATGACTAACCTATGGCCCCATAAAATACAACCTAGTTCGGTGTAAAGTtcattttttctattaaaatatggtTTTAATTCTTTGATTTCATTTCCTACCGGCCAACCATCTCTAATATAAGTTAACACTCTTGATAATATCGGGTCAGACAaggtttctttttttaaaactgagTAGTCCAGAAGAAGAGCTTCTGTCGCAAAATGCAGATATGTTTGCTCTGGCAAAGTATCTTCACCTATCTCTTTATGTGCTGTAATTAATCGCGATAGTGCATCTGCTGTGTTTTTGTCGGTTTTAATATactcaatattaaaatcatatgCTGATAACTTGATAGCCCATCTTTGCAACCTACTCGCTGCTGTACAAGGTACTGCTGAATTCGGACCGAAAATGCTTACTAGTGGTTTATGATctgtttttaatgtaaacttCCGACCATACAAGTATTGATGGAATTTATCAACAGCAAATATAATAGCGAGGGCTTCCTTATGTATTTGGCTGTAGTGTCTCTCCGCAGGAGTGAGTGAGCGCGAGGCATAGGCCACGACCCGCTCCGAACCGTTAGGTGCGCGCGACGCTAACACACAGCCCACGCCATACGAACTTGCGTCACAGGTCACTATGGACTCtgcaaatatatcaaaatgcaCTAGAACTTCTGCACTACATAACAATTTCTTTACTTTGTTAAATGCTAAACTACTCTCCTTAGACCAAATAAACTGTTTACCTGCCTTTAATAGCTCATATAAAGGAGCCAGATGAGTGCtcaaattttttatgaattttccATAGAAATTAACCATTCCTAAAAACGATTTTAACTCAGAGACGTTCTTTGGATAAACCATACCTACAATTGCTTTTACTTTGTCTGGGTCCACTCTTATACCATCTTTATCTATAATGTATCCTAAGTACTTAACTTCGGAAgccaaaaaattacatttgtttttcttaatttttaaccCGTTGTTTTGCAAAATACTAAAGACTTTCTCTATTGTTTCCAAATGACTTTTAAAATCCCTACTTTTTAGCAATATATCGTCGTAGAACGTAATCACATCTGGAATATCTTTGAACAAATTTGccataaatttttgaaatattcctGGACTTGAAGCTAAGCCATATACTAAgcgattatatttaaaaagcccCTTATGTGTATTGATTACAGTGTACGCTTTTGATTCTGAATCTAGTTCAAGTTGATTATAAGCCTGTgataaatcaatttttgtgAAGTATTTATTTCCACTGAGGTCGCTAAACAATTCATCAATCCTCGGAACCGGATACCTATCAATCATTAAGGCTCGATTGAGTGTCACCTTGTAGTCGGCACAAATACGAATTCCCCCGTCTGCTTTGGAAGCAATGACCAGCGGAGTAGCCCAGTCGGAGTGGTCCACCGGTTCCACAACGCCGGCCTGAAGCATGGCATCTAGTTCTGCATCCACACGCGCTCGCATAGAGAAAGGCAATGGCCTCGCTCTGCAAAATATAGGCTCTGCGTCCTCACGCACCTTCAACGCCACCGTACCACCAGTGTACCTGCCCAGGGTCCCGTCAAACACCGACTTATATCTGGAAAGTATATTATTGATTTGATCATTCGATTGGCTTGCTTGCACATTATTTACATTgcagattttaaatttaggaaTATCTATATTCAGTTCTGAGAGCCATTGTCGTCCTAATAAATGGGTACAGCCATTGTCGATAACATAAAGGTCCAAAACTTTACATATGTTGCCATATTTTACACTGATTTCTAAATATCCTAATGGTTCAATGGTAGCCCCgtcataaaactttaattttaacctGCATGACCTTaactttaatttgttaaagtattttaaaaatgtactctTACTAATACAGGATAAAGCGGACCCAGTATCTATTTCCATATTCAACAATGTATCGTTCACTAACAAGGAAATACACACCGGTTTGTACTTAGCTAAGGACATCTGATAGATCGGCTCCTCATCCGTGTAGTCTACTTCCTCTTGCTGGCGCACCTCGCTCGCCGGCGCCGCTTTGGCCACCGGTCCAGCCTCGCATCCGGCGGCTCCCTGCAGCCAGTAGGTGTCGGCGGGGGCTCCTTGTCCGGCCCCGCGCCCGGCGCCACGTGATCGACCGCCACGCTTCCCGCGCCATCGCCCGCGCCACCCGCGCGATCTGCCACTGTACCCGTAGCTGTTCATCACGCCCTCACCGCGTACCCCAGTCTTCTCTCGTCCCGAACACATACGACGGAGATGGCCTGTCGTTTTGCAGAGgctgcacacaaaatttttgtAGACACAATCTTCCCAGCGATGATTTGTGTCCCCACATGCTTTACACTCACgtatttgcattttatttacttgctCCACAATGAGTGAACGATCCACAACGCCCGCGTCACGTTCCGCCGCCTCAAGGTTTATCGCGAGCGACACggcttttttataacaaagatTCTCCTCGGCAAACAGCCTCTGTCTTGTAGATTCACTTTTTAGCCCGCACACAAATTGGTCTCTAATATTATCTTCTAGTGTTGTTGAGAAATCACAAAAccgtgataatttttttaagtctgCCACGTAGTCGGCAATCGATTCGTTTTCTTGCTGCCTTCTTTGACGAAATCTGTAACGCTCCGCTAATATTGAAGGTTTCGGCTGCAAATGCGTTTCCATTAAATTCACAACTTCTTTGAAAGTTAGACTCGAAGGTTTCTTCGGACTGGCCAACGTAGATAGCAAGTCGTAGCTATCTTCCCCCATTACCGCTATAAGCGTGGGTAATTTGACGCCATCTTCAATTTTATTTGCCAAAAAGTACATCTCCACACGTTCAATATATGCTGACCAATTGCCATTTTTAACGTCAAATGCACTAATTTGAccaatcattataattttctcaacacagtttaattaatttttaaatttatgtgaattttttttatcctcGTCGCCACTGATAAATCAAAGATATGTGCACTCTGCAAAACGTTTATTCAAGACTGGCGCTCAGTGTTGCCCACTTAGTCTGCCAAATATCTAACACTTTCGAAGGTTGACAAATATAATGGCTACTTTTATTATGGATACCGCGTTTCAGAACTTTTACTTGTTGCTTTGATCTAACCATTTTTAATCACGCTTTTCTGTTTTCTAGTCTTGGCTTTGAGCTGACGctgatttttctttctatgtgcactgACCACATTTGTTTCTGTACAGGATCACCGACTTATCTAAAGAAGAAAGTTACCTATATAGAGTTGTAgctattgtattagtattttcATTTCCTGTTCCTTGAAAGACATGCACTTTACAACGACATCAACACTAGACATTCAATTTTCTcgcaaatatttcaaaaatatatcctTAGAACAATATCTGACATTTAATGTCACTAAAGCACACAGTTTCACACGCAAATTCACATCCACACCCTACACGCATTCtctgtgtatgtttttgtttagtCTATATATACCTCTTAATTTGCGTTtcgatttaaacatttttttgcatttcttAAGTTGAGTAAGCTGTAAGGTTttctaaacaaataaaaatagatttaaaatgcACACATGCGTAATgagtatgtattattatcaatacataatttatttcttaaaattttttttgt from Pieris napi chromosome 12, ilPieNapi1.2, whole genome shotgun sequence includes these protein-coding regions:
- the LOC125054273 gene encoding uncharacterized protein LOC125054273 isoform X3 is translated as MIGQISAFDVKNGNWSAYIERVEMYFLANKIEDGVKLPTLIAVMGEDSYDLLSTLASPKKPSSLTFKEVVNLMETHLQPKPSILAERYRFRQRRQQENESIADYVADLKKLSRFCDFSTTLEDNIRDQFVCGLKSESTRQRLFAEENLCYKKAVSLAINLEAAERDAGVVDRSLIVEQVNKMQIRECKACGDTNHRWEDCVYKNFVCSLCKTTGHLRRMCSGREKTGVRGEGVMNSYGYSGRSRGWRGRWRGKRGGRSRGAGRGAGQGAPADTYWLQGAAGCEAGPVAKAAPASEVRQQEEVDYTDEEPIYQMSLAKYKPI
- the LOC125054273 gene encoding uncharacterized protein K02A2.6-like isoform X2, which translates into the protein MRARVDAELDAMLQAGVVEPVDHSDWATPLVIASKADGGIRICADYKVTLNRALMIDRYPVPRIDELFSDLSGNKYFTKIDLSQAYNQLELDSESKAYTVINTHKGLFKYNRLVYGLASSPGIFQKFMANLFKDIPDVITFYDDILLKSRDFKSHLETIEKVFSILQNNGLKIKKNKCNFLASEVKYLGYIIDKDGIRVDPDKVKAIVGMVYPKNVSELKSFLGMVNFYGKFIKNLSTHLAPLYELLKAGKQFIWSKESSLAFNKVKKLLCSAEVLVHFDIFAESIVTCDASSYGVGCVLASRAPNGSERVVAYASRSLTPAERHYSQIHKEALAIIFAVDKFHQYLYGRKFTLKTDHKPLVSIFGPNSAVPCTAASRLQRWAIKLSAYDFNIEYIKTDKNTADALSRLITAHKEIGEDTLPEQTYLHFATEALLLDYSVLKKETLSDPILSRVLTYIRDGWPVGNEIKELKPYFNRKNELYTELGCILWGHRLVIPASCRNKVLVELHDTHMGIVKTKSLARSYVWWPGVDESIQVICQSCEVCGAVANAPPSHTPQAWPWPSRPWSRIHIDFLGPISGVTYFIIVDSCSKWIEAIRMKSTKADSVIAVLRDNFARFGLVKQVVSDNGPPFTSKEFELFMKRNKIEHIFSAPYHPASNGAAENAVKICKRVIKKAVNQKLDPDIALSRFLLAYRNTEHYTTGESPAKILLGRDLRMRLDALKPSRETRVQSHQARSEEFAGGARRQLTPGDPVWYRDYRSRDKWLAGQLTDRLGTTDYKVKSVLGTEVQRHIDQLRFRKVKVVDSNTGDINRQPSHVNPKPKSRSSLAFPTSESPERDPDSMTASSATADMLTSPRTVRNQRASHNEMSSPDGNTSRQEAITAVTVPAVSTPGGPIQDNVVYRELTSDQQTDRISRIRRPPRRYGFEDVFFFR
- the LOC125054273 gene encoding uncharacterized protein K02A2.6-like isoform X1; amino-acid sequence: MIGQISAFDVKNGNWSAYIERVEMYFLANKIEDGVKLPTLIAVMGEDSYDLLSTLASPKKPSSLTFKEVVNLMETHLQPKPSILAERYRFRQRRQQENESIADYVADLKKLSRFCDFSTTLEDNIRDQFVCGLKSESTRQRLFAEENLCYKKAVSLAINLEAAERDAGVVDRSLIVEQVNKMQIRECKACGDTNHRWEDCVYKNFVCSLCKTTGHLRRMCSGREKTGVRGEGVMNSYGYSGRSRGWRGRWRGKRGGRSRGAGRGAGQGAPADTYWLQGAAGCEAGPVAKAAPASEVRQQEEVDYTDEEPIYQMSLAKYKPVCISLLVNDTLLNMEIDTGSALSCISKSTFLKYFNKLKLRSCRLKLKFYDGATIEPLGYLEISVKYGNICKVLDLYVIDNGCTHLLGRQWLSELNIDIPKFKICNVNNVQASQSNDQINNILSRYKSVFDGTLGRYTGGTVALKVREDAEPIFCRARPLPFSMRARVDAELDAMLQAGVVEPVDHSDWATPLVIASKADGGIRICADYKVTLNRALMIDRYPVPRIDELFSDLSGNKYFTKIDLSQAYNQLELDSESKAYTVINTHKGLFKYNRLVYGLASSPGIFQKFMANLFKDIPDVITFYDDILLKSRDFKSHLETIEKVFSILQNNGLKIKKNKCNFLASEVKYLGYIIDKDGIRVDPDKVKAIVGMVYPKNVSELKSFLGMVNFYGKFIKNLSTHLAPLYELLKAGKQFIWSKESSLAFNKVKKLLCSAEVLVHFDIFAESIVTCDASSYGVGCVLASRAPNGSERVVAYASRSLTPAERHYSQIHKEALAIIFAVDKFHQYLYGRKFTLKTDHKPLVSIFGPNSAVPCTAASRLQRWAIKLSAYDFNIEHIFSAPYHPASNGAAENAVKICKRVIKKAVNQKLDPDIALSRFLLAYRNTEHYTTGESPAKILLGRDLRMRLDALKPSRETRVQSHQARSEEFAGGARRQLTPGDPVWYRDYRSRDKWLAGQLTDRLGTTDYKVKSVLGTEVQRHIDQLRFRKVKVVDSNTGDINRQPSHVNPKPKSRSSLAFPTSESPERDPDSMTASSATADMLTSPRTVRNQRASHNEMSSPDGNTSRQEAITAVTVPAVSTPGGPIQDNVVYRELTSDQQTDRISRIRRPPRRYGFEDVFFFR